One Helianthus annuus cultivar XRQ/B chromosome 7, HanXRQr2.0-SUNRISE, whole genome shotgun sequence genomic region harbors:
- the LOC110866447 gene encoding zinc finger BED domain-containing protein RICESLEEPER 1-like has translation MEAAENIVKVKNALNDMFNEYLERHEASVKEALSHKSGSSAGSTTSRPNESSSDWDAFEGFLNDVEVERPQKSELKMYLEEGVLKGNERINFNVLDWWNTHKLKYRVLSKMASDILVVPVSTGASESTFSAGGRVIDPYRSTLAPTTVEMLICGGDWVRQMYGLKKKLKKEEIPCEVLLPSGKRKLS, from the exons ATGGAAGCGGCAGAAAATATTGTAAAAGTGAAGAATGCACTTAATGATATGTTTAATGAGTATTTGGAGAGGCATGAAGCATCAGTCAAGGAGGCTTTAAGCCATAAAAGTGGATCCTCTGCCGGAAGCACTACTTCAAGGCCTAATGAATCGAGTTCAGATTGGGATGCATTTGAAGGGTTTCTTAATGATGTTGAAGTGGAGAGACCACAAAAATCTGAACTTAAAATGTATTTGGAAGAGGGTGTACTTaaaggaaatgaaagaattaaTTTCAATGTGTTAGATTGGTGGAACACTCATAAGCTGAAATATCGTGTTTTGTCAAAGATGGCGTCGGATATTCTTGTTGTTCCAGTTTCAACCGGTGCATCCGAGTCAACGTTTAGTGCCGGGGGAAGAGTTATTGATCCTTATCGATCTACATTGGCGCCTACTACCGTTGAAATGTTGATTTGTGGTGGGGATTGGGTTAGGCAAATGTATGGGTTAAAGAAGAAGCTAAAG AAGGAGGAGATACCATGCGAGGTTTTACTACCCAGTGGAAAAAGAAAACTAAGTTAA